Proteins encoded in a region of the Vicia villosa cultivar HV-30 ecotype Madison, WI unplaced genomic scaffold, Vvil1.0 ctg.000587F_1_1, whole genome shotgun sequence genome:
- the LOC131629650 gene encoding uncharacterized protein LOC131629650, whose amino-acid sequence MNTPNKIMVWNHRGATSKSFYRYCKQYVDLYHPSMIVILKTRCDPNLLKNSFSKLGFDEIMVVDNRGYSGGIVAAWNKSSLEVKCCTREDQLMHLHIIVTKEQEFYFTVVYANPQENRKKIMWEKLKEISASIQKPWLVAGDFNDIASSSEKRGGLQASQSRCTIFRNRFQNCKIDDLEARGPNFTWRGPIFHGGQQIYEKLDRALCNDSWRWRFLDAYVKVLAPVEFSNHHPILIVPTMTINNKLEKPFRFENAWLIKDSYHVMIKQIWNNEANFLQNIRSTREGIKEWKFETFDEVRRNKAVVMRRLEGIQRKLQQHYNYGGMKRLEAHLQKELSTILKQEELIWFQRAKTNWLKDGDRNTRYYHMKASTRRKRNKIHMLKDKNGTWVDENDTLQKMVTQYFKSMFDSTNKCCQWFQTDVSFPKLSARVYVTWMKVLQQMKLEELYLQ is encoded by the coding sequence ATGAATACACCAAATAAGATTATGGTTTGGAACCATAGAGGCGCGACTAGCAAATCTTTTTATAGATATTGCAAGCAGTATGTGGACTTGTATCATCCGTCGATGATTGTAATTCTAAAAACCAGATGTGATCCAAATCTTTTGAAGAATTCTTTTTCGAAGTTAGGTTTTGATGAGATTATGGTGGTGGATAATAGAGGTTATTCAGGTGGTATTGTGGCAGCGTGGAACAAAAGCTCGCTGGAGGTTAAATGTTGTACGAGAGAAGATCAGCTTATGCATCTCCACATTATTGTCACCAAGGAGCAGGAATTTTACTTTACAGTAGTTTATGCTAATCCTCAGGAGAATAGAAAGAAGATCATGTGGGAGAAGTTGAAAGAAATTTCTGCTAGCATTCAAAAGCCGTGGCTCGTAGCAGGAGATTTCAATGACATTGCTAGTAGTTCTGAAAAAAGAGGTGGATTACAAGCTTCTCAAAGCAGATGCACCATTTTCCGCAATAGATTTCAGAATTGTAAGATTGATGATCTTGAAGCTAGAGGCCCAAACTTTACGTGGCGTGGACCAATTTTTCATGGAGGACAACAAATTTATGAAAAGTTGGATCGTGCCTTATGCAACGATAGCTGGAGATGGAGATTTCTGGATGCTTATGTCAAAGTGCTAGCGCCTGTTGAGTTCTCGAATCATCATCCTATCCTCATTGTCCCAACCATGACAATCAATAATAAATTAGAAAAACCATTCAGATTTGAAAATGCTTGGTTGATAAAGGATTCTTATCATGTCATGATCAAGCAAATTTGGAATAATGAAGCCAACTTTCTTCAGAATATCAGAAGCACTAGAGAAGGAATTAAAGAATGGAAGTTTGAAACTTTTGATGAGGTTAGAAGAAATAAGGCAGTAGTTATGAGAAGACTAGAAGGTATCCAAAGGAAACTTCAACAACATTATAACTATGGAGGTATGAAAAGGTTGGAAGCTCATTTACAAAAAGAATTAAGCACTATTTTGAAACAAGAAGAGTTAATTTGGTTTCAAAGAGCCAAAACCAACTGGCTTAAGGATGGAGATCGGAACACGCGGTACTATCACATGAAAGCTAGTACAAGGAGGAAAAGAAACAAGATTCATATGCTCAAAGATAAAAATGGGACATGGGTGGATGAAAATGATACATTGCAGAAGATGGTTACTCAGTATTTTAAATCTATGTTTGATAGCACGAATAAATGCTGCCAGTGGTTTCAGACAGATGTATCCTTCCCGAAGCTTAGTGCGAGAGTTTACGTAACTTGGATGAAAGTCTTACAACAAATGAAGTTAGAAGAGCTTTATTTGCAATGA